The sequence CGTGCAATTACTAAGCGTTGCTGCTCTCCACCTGAAAGCTGTGGTGGATAGAGATTACGTCTACGCCAAATTCCAACAGTTTTTAAAACGTCTGCTACTCTAGTCGCTATTTCTTTGGGCTTACACCCTATCACTTCTAAGACAAAAGCTACGTTCTCAAATACAGTTAGATTGGGTAAAAGCATAAAGTCTTGGAACACCACGCCTATATCTCTTCTAAATAGAGATAGTTGATGGTTACTAATCTTACGCAAGACATTGCCATTTACGCTAATGTGCCCACGAGAAGGCACAACTCCTCTCATAATACATCTCATCAGGGTGGTTTTACCTGACCCTGTTTCACCGACTAAATAGACAAATTCTCCTCTATCAACCTGAAGGTATATATCTTCAAGTGCCACGATATCCGGCTCATAAATTTTTGTTACTCCGGAAAAATGTATATCCATTACAATAAATTACCTCCTGCGAAGTGCCCAAACTTGAGATGCTGCATTTACTATTTCCTTCCAAGTCAAACCATAATATTCTCTTAACTCTTCCGGATGTCCGCTGTTCACATATTGATCATCTACAGCAACAAAACGAACCGGGATAGGATATGTTCTACAAAGACATTCTGAAACAGCACTACATAACCCACCCACTAAATTGTGTTCCTCAGCAACGACGCAACATCCTGTTTTTCTGACAGAAGACAGAAGTTGCTGTTCTGGGAAGGGCTTTATGCTGTAACAATCAATAATCTCAATGCTAATTCCCTGTTTTTCGAGTGTATCTACTGCCTCTAAGGCCTCAGACACCATAGTCCCGCATGTGAAAATTGTAACATCAGTTCCGTGTTTAATTATACGGGCCCCGCTCGAATTAGATGGCTCAATAAGAGTGTCCTCTAAAATAGTATATTTCTCGTTGCTGAGACGTAAAAAAGATGGGAATGGAGATGATATGCACGACTCAACAACACTTACAAGAGTATCTTTATCAGATGGCACGAATACGTTCATATTTGACAACAGTCTCATAAGAGCCACATCTTGTAAAATATTATGTGAAACTCCTTCATCTCCTCCTGACAACCCACCGTTGATTATTACAAGAGTGACAGGAAATGGAGCTATTGTCAAAGCATCACGTATCTGCTTATAGGTCCATAAAAAAGAGGAAAATGTATCGGATATAATCCAAGGCCTTTTCCCCGCCAAGGCTAGGCCTGCAGCATTATTTACCAGATTAAACTCGCCTACAATTGGAGCAAAAACTTTATCTTTAGGCAGATTCTTCAAGAGAGCTGTCTTTTTTATACTTTCTGTTGGCAAGACAATAAAATCATCTCGTTTCACTGCATATTTAGGCAAAATATCACAAAAAATCTCCCATGTGCTCTCTAATTTATTGTTTTTCATTTTCCACCTCCAGCACCTGAAGTGCCTGAGCCACAGCCTCTAAACGTACCGCTCGTGACTTTGGATATTTAAGGTCTTCCACAAATGGGATTTTTTTCATTCCTTTAATATTAACAAAAATTGCTTTCGGATAACAATCCCCGTAGTTTAAAGAATCAAAAACTTCTTCCAATTCCGCAAAACTATTTCCATTTACGCTATGTACAGTCCATTTATTTTCTAAATAAATCTTAGTTTCTTTTTCTTTCTCGCTATCATCAGTCTCTGCTATCTTTATCAATAGAAGTATGAGATTGCCGAGTTTTGCTTGCCCTGCTCTTGCAATTTCATCAAAAAAATTCTCCCTAAGATTACTGCCCTTACAGATACAAATCACTCTTGGTTGAGGATAAATTCGGCTTAGCTCTTGTGCTACCGGAGATGCCATTGATAATATTTGATCACCACAAGCACAAGGGGAATCAACACCCGACACCCTATTTGGCTCAGGTAAAGCCTGTAAAATAGAGCCTAAACGTCTATAATGCCACAACTCATCTCTGTTAAAGAAACCTCTGTTTGCCAAAACAGCATACAATGTAGGCACAGCTTCTTCCATCCCCCAAAAAACCCTATCCCTGTCAATTCGATTGGGCTCATTTGGAAGAAGTAAGAGCTCCTCCCAGTATAAGTAAACGAGCATATCAACTACAGAAAGAGACTCCTTTAAGGGACCAAATCCGGAGATACCAATCATCCTTATGATATCTTTTTGTACTTCTTTTGCTTTACCCGAAAGTATTTCTTTTATTTCTTTTCTCATCAAATAATCCCCATCTTTTTAACAAGAGCGTCTTTAAACAATTCTTTAACCAATACCGATTGTCGCTCGATATAGCTGTTTTCTGCAGGCTCCGAAAAACTTATCTCGCTGTCTATATTTGGAATTAGCCATACATCACAAAGAGAAGCTACTTTGGGATCATAAATCGCGGCACACGTCGGTATTTTTGCAAGACAGGCTAATAATAAAAAGTGATATCTCATTCCCACAGCAAGCTTCGCTTCGACAACTAATGTTTCAAAGTCTCTCATGCTCTTTATAATGACAACTTTTTTCGGAGTAAGCTCTCTTTTTTCTATATATGTCTGTATAAGTTCAAAGTCATCCGAAGAAAATGCCACTGCAATAATATCTAAGACATTTTCTTTAGCATATGCTGATACAGCCTTTATTACTTTGTCAGAAAGAGATTGATATCCCTTACGGACATTTAACAGAAGACTGTTTCCCATCTCTCTGTTTTTCTCTATGTCCAGTTTTAGTGTAACAGCATAATCCGGAGTAAGTACTCCTTTTAGACCCCAGTTATTCAATATGTCTAAAGACCTTGTATCACGTACTCCGCGATAAGTACAAAGAGAGAAAGCATCTTTTGCTAAAAACCTGCAAAATTCAGTTCTAAGAGGTCCTATTGACTGTCCCACAGCCCACTGCTTAGCTCCCAGAAACCTTGCGAGCCTTACAACTAGCCAATAAAAAAGACATGAGCGCTTACTAGAAACATCCTGAAAAAGTCCACCACCGCCAAGTAGTAATGTTTTTGAGTTCCGAATAGCAGTGATAACTTCCCAAATACTATGTCTATTATAAGATTTAATTCCATATGTATTTTCAGTTTGATTAGGAGATGAAGATAGAACAGCTATTTGCTCTTTTTTCATTCCGTTAATTAAAAGCAAATCCGTTATGGAAGAGAGCAATAACTCATCTCCTAAATTTCCAAATCCATAATAACCAAACAGTAAAACCTGGTATTTTCTAGCCAACAAACGAATGCTCCTTTAATTTACGTAAAAGAGGTAGTGCAATGTACTTAAGAATAAAAACTAAAAGCGCTCCTATTGATAGACCCAACCACCATCCATTGACAACTCTTACAAAACTTATTATGAGAAATGTATGAAAATGACAGAACGTATTTATAGCAGAACAAAAAGCCAGAGAAGCTCCGATACGTAAAGCTTCTCTATATCCTGTCATTAGATTATTTCTTACAAGAAACCAATAAACAACAAGTGCTGGATAACCTAGCATAAATTCCTTAGTCCTAGGACGCACTAAAAAGATTTTTTCTATGAATGATCGGAAAGTCACTTCTATAGCAGGAACACTTGAAACATTATCACTACGCAAAGCAACGATAAACAATCCAATCATCATAACTCCAATCAAAACAAGCTCCCCCCATAATGCGGGGCGTTTTAGTATTTCAGTGAAAGACTCAGGATGAATTCTGAGTTTGAAATCATGCAATATTAATAATAGAGGCGGCAAAAGAAGAGTCAGCTTTACTCCAGAAAAAGGAGTAAGTCTGAGAACAGCTGAAACTGTTCCGTAAAAAGCTGCAATTGAAAGTCCCCCTGCAAAAAGTACAAAAAGTCCCAATATTGCACCAACGAAGGGTTTTTTATCTGATCCTAATGAGAATATTGCAGCCTCTGTTGCGATAAGTGCGGTACATAACCCGCCTAATAACTTGGCTACAAGTGGAATTTTAAACATAGCTGCACCTGTGATAATCGTCATTAAGATAAGTAATAAGATCTCAATTAAACAAATCTTATCCTCGTATTTCTTAAGAAGTCTGACTACATATATCCACATGCAAAATATGAAGGTAATTGCGCACGCAACTGCTCCCGCTATAGAAGTTGTCCAATATGGCAAAGTTGAAGGCCATCCCAAAGCATACCCTTTGGATGTTAGAATATTCTTAATAGTCGCAATATCAGATACCAAAGAACTGAACCGATCTCCCATATTGAGTTCATATGGTCTCAATATTATTAACCGCACAGACCTTTCGTGCACGGCTCTGAGATATCTTTCCCATATTATCGGCTGTGATATTCTTTTGGATATTATTTCTTCCTTAGTTAAACTATGTAAAGAAAGCACATTTTGCTGTACCTTCGATGCCAGCTGTGACACCCCAATTTGCTTTACAAATTCAACTTGTGAGAGACTCAAATTATTTGTTCTTATTACAGATGCAATGGGAGAGAGATTCGGATAGCCTGATACTACAGCCCCTGCAGGAAGGATATTTTTTATCTGTGGATAGTGCCCTAATAAAAAATCAATGGTTTTAGCAACTTCTTCTCCTGATGAAAGAGAGTTCTGTCCCGGTCTATATAAAACTATGACGTTATTTGCTTTACAAAAATCTAATCCTAGAAAATCCGGAAGAAACGCTGATGTTCTAAATTCCTCCACTGTTCCGGGCAACAAAATTTTTATCTCACTGCCATTTTCGATTATTTCCGTTGTTGGCATTTTTATTTTTATATACCCTGCCAACATTTCAGAATATTTTACCTTTTTATTTATAACTACAACAGCTCTACTTGGATTTATATTGACATCTTGCAGTCCAAGCTCTTTGGCAGAACCATACTCAAGAGGAAGTGGGCTTTGAAGAAATAATTCTTCTCCCGTATACTCAGGAATTGCGATTCCGACCATTCCTTCATTTTTTAATTTACTCCATATTTCTTCTTCACTTTTACCTTCTTGTAATGCGAGAGAAACCAAATCTTTATATTCGGCAATTAGAGCTACTGTCTTATTTCCCTTTTCAGCAGTATACCTGGGAATTAATCCAAAAAGTGCAAATAATAAAGCTATAAAAAGTGAGACAAAAAAAACATTTCTCCTAGTTAATACTCTCATGATTTAGCCCCCACTGATCAACCAACGTCCATCCAAGTTTAATTAACATGGTACTTAATAGGTATATAGGCAAACCAACCACATTGAAATAGCAACCTTTTATTTTTTCCACAAGTAGTACTCCTTTATCTTGTATCGCATATGCTCCAGCCTTATCCATACACTCTCCTTGTTCTATATAAACAGCGATTTCATTTTCTGTCATTTTACGGAAAGTAACTTCTGTTTCTTCAGCTGACACCAACATACTCCCTGAAGGTGAAATAACAGACACTCCAGTTATGACATTATGTGTTCTCCCCTGTAGCGTTGATATCATATCTCTTGCTTCTACTTCATCCCCAGGTTTCCCGAACTTCTTTTCATCTATAGCAACGACTGTATCTGCAGCTATTATCCAACGGTTTTTATGTCCCTTATAAACGCTTTCGGCTTTTTCTTTTGCCAAACGACATACCATATCCGCAGGTTTTTCTTCGAGGATAACATTTTCTACTATATTTGGTGCTATAACTTCAAACTTCCATCCTAGCGATTTGAGTAACTCGCTGCGTCTCGGACTTTTTGATGCTAATATTATTGGCATTTTTTAACGAGCTACCCAGATACCTATAGCTCCACCTATCACAGTACCTAGATTAAGCTTAACTGAAAATAAAAAACCGAATTTGATCATCATCAAGTCAACCTTGTTTATATCTATTGTAAAATCAACTATATTCTTAAAAAGTGTTGCCGTTGCAGCAAACTGTTGCAAAAGGACTCCAACCCATGTACCAAAAATAAGGCATATCAGGATAACAACGAATCTCAGAGAATTAGATCTTATTAGTGCCATTTTTACACCCCCAAAATTGTCTTAAAAACAACATAACAACCTAAAAGAAGACAATAGACTCCAAATACCCACCACTTAGAAGAAAGTACCACTTTTTTTAATATCATCAAAGAGAGCAACCCGCTGAAAAAAGAAACTACTGCACCAAAATACCAGAAAGGTGGAAGGGAAGAAACGAAATTACTCCAACTACCAAGTTCGAATGCTTGAAGCAACGTGGCACCCAGTATAACAGGGATAGAAAGGATAAAAGAAAATCTAAAAGCTTCCTCCTTACTTAATCCAACAGTTAGCCCGGACATAATCGTCATGCCTGAACGTGATATCCCGGGCAACACTGCCACAGCTTGTGCAAATCCAACTAAGGCTCCATCAGATACACGTACCTTGGCGCTTCCTACTTTTACAAGTTGGCTTAGTAACAGTATTATCCCTGTAAAAATTAATCCAATAGCAACTATTAAAGAATTTTGACTTATTACTTCTACAAAATTCTTTAATAAAATCCCTACAATACCTGTTATTATTGTTCCCAAAATAACCGCCCATCCCAAGGACCAACTATCGCTTTTTCTGCTCTCCTGTTTTAAAAAACCGGAGAACCAGTCAACAAAAATCTCAACGATGTCAGTAAAAAAGAAAATTATAGTTGCAAAAGTTGTAGCAACGTGTAAAACCAAATCATATGAAAGAGGCGGCAAGTCTACTCCCAGAAAAATTTTTGCCAAAGCAAGGTGTCCGGAACTACTTATCGGCAAAAACTCCGTTATTCCCTGTATAAGACCCAGAGTAAGAACATGTAAATTCATAAAATTCACCTCTTAATTATTATATCTTTCTGACGCCTTGATTCCCATGTATGCGTTCTATATCAAAAACCACCATAGCTAAGTTGTGTGCATGGTCACCTATACGTTCGAGATTACTTAGAATTTCGATAAACGTAATTCCTCCTCCAGGAGAGCACTTCCCGCAGTTAAGTCTTTCTATGTGAGTCGCTCTTAATTTCTTCTCTAACCTGTCTATTTCGTCCTCTAGGATCATTACTTCCTTAGCTTTCTCTGGATCTTCATCTCTCAGTGCTTCTACACTCTTTGTGACAGCAGAGATGACTGTTCCAAACATAGTTCGAGCTTCAAAATTCGCAATTTGTGAAAATTCAAGCTTTTCTGCGTCCATGTACTGATACACTTCCACAAGATTAGTGGCGTGATCACCTATACGTTCTATGTCGCTAACTCCGGAAACACAAGAGTTAAGCAATAGTGATGAGTCAGAAGAAAGTCCGGATTGTCCCAATTTTATTGCATAATTTACAATATCATGAGTCAACTCGTTGACATTATCCTCTCTTCTCAATATTTTTTTTACCAGCTTTGCATTCCCAGTCAGTATGAGCTGTTCACACATCTCAATCATTTCTATTGCCATTGTACCAAGTCTAACCATCTCCATACGTACGGCATCCACAGCCGCTGCCGGAGCCACGGTAAGTATGCTTTTGTTCAAATATCTTGGACCTGCCATCTCAACAATTTCATCATCAGGAATTATTTTTTTAATAAAACTAGCATATTGACTTGTGAAGGGTAAAAATACGAGTGCGGTAATAATATTAAAAATAGTATGAGCATTAGCAACTTGTCTAACAATATCAGTTGAGGTTAAAAGTATTAATCTGCTGTATATAGGTAATATAGCAAAAATAATTATTGTTCCAATAATTTTTATAACCACATGAGATAAAGCAGCCTGTTTAGCAGAACGATTAGCTCCCAGCGAGGCTAAAACAGCTGTAATCGTTGTCCCAATATTATCTCCCAACACAACAGCAATTGCTGTTTCTAAGGGGATAACACCCTGACTTGCCACGGCCATGGTAAGCCCGACAGTGGCGGAGCTGGATTGAACAAAAAGAGTAACAACAAGGCCAGAGAGAAAAGCAAGAAAAATATGATCTCCAAATAACGTCACCACTTCTGGATGTGATTTAATAAATGACATTGGACCTTGCATCATTTCCATTCCTATAAAAAGCAACCCAAAACCTACGAGTCCTATGCCTATATATTTATTTCTTTTTTTTCTGCTTAATATACTTATTGCAGCTCCAACTACCGTACAAACATATGCAACGTTTAAAATCTTAAATGCTAAAAGTTGAGCTGTTACCGTTGTACCTATATTTGCCCCTAAAATTACTCCTATAGCCTGTAGCAAAGTCATGAAACCTGCATCAACAAAACTTACTACCATTACAGTTGTTGCACTGCTGCTTTGTAATATACTTGTAACCAACGTTCCTACTAAAAGGCCCTTAAGTGGTGTTTTTGTGAGTGAAGCCAATAGTTTTCTAAGCTTATCGCCAGCAATGATTTGCAGGGCGTCCCCCATTATGATTATTCCGTATAAAAGAATACCTATACCGGCAAATATCTGGAACAAAGAGCCTATAGACATTGATATCTCTCCTTAAAAATTAAGCCCATTCTATTTTGCTGCACTTTTTTTCGGTTTTTTAACTCGCTCTATATCAAAAACCACCATTGCCAAATTCTTTGTGTGATCTCCCACTCGCTCTAAATTGCTTAGTATATCTATAAAAACAACTGCACTGCCTGAATCACATGTACCTGCATTTAAACGAGCGATATGCTTTGTTCTTAAAGATGTTTCTAGTTCATCTATTTTATTCTCCAAATCTAATACTTCTTTGGCAAGGACAACACTTTCATCTTTTAAAGCCCTTATTGAACAACTTATAGACAATATTGCCAAATCAAACATTTCCTTACATTCAATCATCGCGCTTGGTGAAAATACTAAGTTATTTTCTTTAAGGTATTGGTACAACTCTACTAGGTTGGTTGAGTGGTCGCCCACTCTCTCAACATCGCCAACAGCACTTGTAAAAGAATTTAGCAAAAATGATAAGTCAGAAGACAATCCGCTTTGGCCAACTTCTGTTGCATAAAACACGATATCTCTTGTTAAGTCGTCTACATTTCGTTCCATATAATTTACATTTTCTATCAACTTTCCATTGTCTTCTAAAAAAATTCTTCTACAGTCTTCCAACATGCTTTTTGACATATCAGCGACTCTAATCATTTCTTTGTTAACCGCATCTACTGCTGCCGCTCTTGATATATTTATAAGGGATTTATTTAGATAGACGGGACCCAAGACATCCTCATTCTTATCGTCTGGCAAAATCTTTTTGATAAAACTTGCATATTGACTTATAAATGGAAAAAATAGAAAAGCTATAATTAAATTAAAAATTGTGTGAGCATTCGCTACCTGACGAGATAAGTCAGACGATGTTAATCTTATAAGAGATGCATAATAAGGAAGGATAAGAGCTATTACGACTGTACCAATTACTTTTATTAAGACGTGACTAAGAGCTGCTTGCTTTGCCGATCTTCTGGAACGCAAAGAAGCTAGCACAGCTGTTGTTGTTGAACCTATATTTTCTCCCAAAATTATTATTATTGCAGTTTCAAGTGAGATTAGACCCTGTGCCATAACGACCATTGTTAATCCTACAGTAGCTGAACTCGATTGCACTAAAGTGGTTATCAATATACCTGCCAAAAATGCTAAGAACTTATGGCTTGAAAATGCTGCTAAGAGCTCCGGCCTGTCTTTAAGAAAAGACATGGGCCCCTGCATCATCTCAATACCAATAAACAGAAGGCTAAACCCTATTAATCCCATACCCATCTGTCTGTGACGCTCTTTTTTCGCTAAAATACAAATAGCCGCTCCTATTAAAGCTGACAAGTAAGCTACATTCGTTATTTTAAATGCTATAAGCTGAGCAGTAGCAGTCGTACCTATATTAGCGCCAAGTATTACTCCTATTGCCTGAACTAGGTTCATGAAGCCGACATCTAAAAAACTGATAACCATAACTGTTGTGGCACCACTGCTTTGTAAAATACCTGTAACTACTGTACCTAATAGAAACCCTTTTAGAGGGGTACTTGTGAGAGATCCTATTAATTTCCTAAGTCTATTTCCCGCTATTATCTGTAAAGAATCTCCGATGGTTACTATTCCATAAACTAAAACACCGACACCTGCTAACATTTGTAAAAACGAAGTAAGGGACATTCAGACCTCTCCTTAATCTGGCATTAAGAAAACTATAAGATAAATTATATTCTGGTTATCATTGGAACTATTGTCGGATAATTTCTCGATGACCTACCAAATACCTCTCTAACTCTTTTTCTTATTTCTGTAGGCAACGCGTCTTGTTTAGCACCGGGTGCTCTTGCGAATTGTTCAATGGCTCTGTTTACGGCATCCTCTAACTTATAAAATGTCTCCCTATCTTCAAAAGAGTAAACACTACCCTTTGTCTGAATCTGAACAGGCGATAGTAGTTGGTAATATTCATCTAAAACAACGGATATTACTACCAAACCGTTTTCAGATAATTCACGGCGTTCACGCAAAATGCTGCCCTCTAAGCTGCCGAGAGCAACACCATCAATGAGAATCGCTCCAGATTGCACTGATTCTCCTAATTCAGCTCTATTGGGACTCTTAAATTTCAAAACATCTCCATTTTGTAAGATAAAAATATTTTTTGAAGGGACCCCCATTTCACGAGCAAGATCCGCATGATGAACAAGGTGGCGATATTCCCCATGCACCGGTATAAAGTACTTTGGCTTGAGCATATTCAACAATATGGTTAGTTCATCTCGGGAAGCATGTCCGGAAACATGAATGTTATCGCTTTTTTCATATACAACCTCACAGCCGAGAGAAAAGAG comes from Synergistaceae bacterium and encodes:
- a CDS encoding ATP-binding cassette domain-containing protein; amino-acid sequence: MDIHFSGVTKIYEPDIVALEDIYLQVDRGEFVYLVGETGSGKTTLMRCIMRGVVPSRGHISVNGNVLRKISNHQLSLFRRDIGVVFQDFMLLPNLTVFENVAFVLEVIGCKPKEIATRVADVLKTVGIWRRRNLYPPQLSGGEQQRLVIARAIVNVPSLLLADEPTGNLDNCTADEIMQLLLSINAAGTTVLMATHNDYLVNTYRNRVVEIHKGRIVRDEKQGGYEANVAL
- a CDS encoding undecaprenyl-diphosphate phosphatase codes for the protein MNLHVLTLGLIQGITEFLPISSSGHLALAKIFLGVDLPPLSYDLVLHVATTFATIIFFFTDIVEIFVDWFSGFLKQESRKSDSWSLGWAVILGTIITGIVGILLKNFVEVISQNSLIVAIGLIFTGIILLLSQLVKVGSAKVRVSDGALVGFAQAVAVLPGISRSGMTIMSGLTVGLSKEEAFRFSFILSIPVILGATLLQAFELGSWSNFVSSLPPFWYFGAVVSFFSGLLSLMILKKVVLSSKWWVFGVYCLLLGCYVVFKTILGV
- the csaB gene encoding polysaccharide pyruvyl transferase CsaB → MARKYQVLLFGYYGFGNLGDELLLSSITDLLLINGMKKEQIAVLSSSPNQTENTYGIKSYNRHSIWEVITAIRNSKTLLLGGGGLFQDVSSKRSCLFYWLVVRLARFLGAKQWAVGQSIGPLRTEFCRFLAKDAFSLCTYRGVRDTRSLDILNNWGLKGVLTPDYAVTLKLDIEKNREMGNSLLLNVRKGYQSLSDKVIKAVSAYAKENVLDIIAVAFSSDDFELIQTYIEKRELTPKKVVIIKSMRDFETLVVEAKLAVGMRYHFLLLACLAKIPTCAAIYDPKVASLCDVWLIPNIDSEISFSEPAENSYIERQSVLVKELFKDALVKKMGII
- a CDS encoding Na/Pi cotransporter family protein: MSLTSFLQMLAGVGVLVYGIVTIGDSLQIIAGNRLRKLIGSLTSTPLKGFLLGTVVTGILQSSGATTVMVISFLDVGFMNLVQAIGVILGANIGTTATAQLIAFKITNVAYLSALIGAAICILAKKERHRQMGMGLIGFSLLFIGIEMMQGPMSFLKDRPELLAAFSSHKFLAFLAGILITTLVQSSSATVGLTMVVMAQGLISLETAIIIILGENIGSTTTAVLASLRSRRSAKQAALSHVLIKVIGTVVIALILPYYASLIRLTSSDLSRQVANAHTIFNLIIAFLFFPFISQYASFIKKILPDDKNEDVLGPVYLNKSLINISRAAAVDAVNKEMIRVADMSKSMLEDCRRIFLEDNGKLIENVNYMERNVDDLTRDIVFYATEVGQSGLSSDLSFLLNSFTSAVGDVERVGDHSTNLVELYQYLKENNLVFSPSAMIECKEMFDLAILSISCSIRALKDESVVLAKEVLDLENKIDELETSLRTKHIARLNAGTCDSGSAVVFIDILSNLERVGDHTKNLAMVVFDIERVKKPKKSAAK
- a CDS encoding Na/Pi cotransporter family protein; the protein is MSIGSLFQIFAGIGILLYGIIIMGDALQIIAGDKLRKLLASLTKTPLKGLLVGTLVTSILQSSSATTVMVVSFVDAGFMTLLQAIGVILGANIGTTVTAQLLAFKILNVAYVCTVVGAAISILSRKKRNKYIGIGLVGFGLLFIGMEMMQGPMSFIKSHPEVVTLFGDHIFLAFLSGLVVTLFVQSSSATVGLTMAVASQGVIPLETAIAVVLGDNIGTTITAVLASLGANRSAKQAALSHVVIKIIGTIIIFAILPIYSRLILLTSTDIVRQVANAHTIFNIITALVFLPFTSQYASFIKKIIPDDEIVEMAGPRYLNKSILTVAPAAAVDAVRMEMVRLGTMAIEMIEMCEQLILTGNAKLVKKILRREDNVNELTHDIVNYAIKLGQSGLSSDSSLLLNSCVSGVSDIERIGDHATNLVEVYQYMDAEKLEFSQIANFEARTMFGTVISAVTKSVEALRDEDPEKAKEVMILEDEIDRLEKKLRATHIERLNCGKCSPGGGITFIEILSNLERIGDHAHNLAMVVFDIERIHGNQGVRKI
- a CDS encoding septum formation inhibitor Maf → MPIILASKSPRRSELLKSLGWKFEVIAPNIVENVILEEKPADMVCRLAKEKAESVYKGHKNRWIIAADTVVAIDEKKFGKPGDEVEARDMISTLQGRTHNVITGVSVISPSGSMLVSAEETEVTFRKMTENEIAVYIEQGECMDKAGAYAIQDKGVLLVEKIKGCYFNVVGLPIYLLSTMLIKLGWTLVDQWGLNHESIN
- a CDS encoding transketolase — protein: MKNNKLESTWEIFCDILPKYAVKRDDFIVLPTESIKKTALLKNLPKDKVFAPIVGEFNLVNNAAGLALAGKRPWIISDTFSSFLWTYKQIRDALTIAPFPVTLVIINGGLSGGDEGVSHNILQDVALMRLLSNMNVFVPSDKDTLVSVVESCISSPFPSFLRLSNEKYTILEDTLIEPSNSSGARIIKHGTDVTIFTCGTMVSEALEAVDTLEKQGISIEIIDCYSIKPFPEQQLLSSVRKTGCCVVAEEHNLVGGLCSAVSECLCRTYPIPVRFVAVDDQYVNSGHPEELREYYGLTWKEIVNAASQVWALRRR